TGCCAAGTCGGCCAACCTGAAGACTTCCCCCGAATTCGGCGGAACGTGGCCTGGCTTTCAACTCAACAGAAGGCCGCAGGCGAGCGTTTCGCAGGTGCTTGGACTTACGGGAACGGCCGCGGCAACGGTGACCCTTCCAATGCCCAGTTCGCCGTCCTCGCTCTCGGAGCCGCGGCGGATTTAGGAATCGAAGTCGATCCGGCAATCTTCCAACTCGCATCCGATTACTGGAAAGGAATCCAGCTGCGTCGTGGCGGCTGGTCGTATGGCGGCCCCACTCCATCGGGTTCGATGACCTGCGCGGGCATCGCGTCGACCCTCATCTGCAACGGCAGCCTGCGAGATCGAAACAACCAAGACCAACAACTCAACTGTTGCGGGAACAGCGACTCGGACGACACCGTCCAACGTGGCCTGGATTTTCTTAGCACCGTGTTCACCGTTCGGGCCAACCCCGGCGGCGAACTGCTCAGCTACTTTTACTACCTCTATGCGGTCGAGCGAGTTGGCCGCCTATCGGGTCGACGATTGATTGGTGATCGTGACTGGTACCGCGAGGGAGCCGAACGACTGGTGTCACTTCAAGATGACTTCCAGGGATTCTGGCAGGGCGGCGGTCCGGTCGAAACCAATCGAGACATCGCCACCTCGTTCGCACTACTGTTCCTCGCTAAGGGAAAACGCCAGGTCGTCATCGGCCGACTCGATCACCCATCCACACGCGATGCCACCGTCGCGGCTCGCGGTCAAGTCAGAGCACAACAAGTCGGCGAATCCGCCGGTTCACAACCCCATGCCGGTAGCCTGCAAACGTTAGTCCATCATGTGGAAAAAGACTGGCTGCGTGAACTCACCTGGCAAAACATCTCGGCGGAGCAAGCCACCACCGACGACCTTTTGCAAACCCCCGTTCTGGTCATCGCCTCGCGAAACCGGCTGGACTTCGACGCGGCGTTGATCAAACGTCTCGGCGACTATCTCGATCAAGGCGGCACGATTCTGTTTGATGCCCTGGCTGGTGATGGGTGTGGTGATGACCGAGCCTTTCGTCAAAGCGTGACCCAGCTTTGCCAACAGTGGTACCCGCAATCACGTCTAGAACCGCTACCGGCAACGCACCCGGTTTGGTTCGCGGAGAAGTACGTGGATCCAAAGGTGGTGCTGTCTGAAAACGGCCAAGAGTTCTCGATCGAGGGCGTGCAGTCCTGCTGCCGAACGCCGATTTTCTACTCGCCCCAAAGCTTGATGTGCCGCTGGAGCTACGGCGGCCCGCTGCTGCGCAACCTCGACCTCCCCGACGCAATTGCTGGCCAAGTCAAAGCCGGGATTACCGTCGGTGAGAACATTCTGGCTTACGCGACCGGACGTGAGCTGAAGGACAAGCTCGATGCCAGTCGCGGGATCAACGCTGCCGTCGCACCGGTTCCCACAAGAGGAGCCATCCCGATTGCGATGGCGTCAC
This genomic interval from Neorhodopirellula lusitana contains the following:
- a CDS encoding DUF4159 domain-containing protein, giving the protein MVERKTDTQHQQCLTSLGFGARNPNPILPGIRSLRLGIRSRLWMLSIVVWTFALACSPARAEIDALTVQRSIDRGIEYLRKTQKPQGGWNEYGGQSCGLSALCTLAWVNAGVSRQDPNLIQALDYLRGFEPKQTYSVALQTLVFCQVGQPEDFPRIRRNVAWLSTQQKAAGERFAGAWTYGNGRGNGDPSNAQFAVLALGAAADLGIEVDPAIFQLASDYWKGIQLRRGGWSYGGPTPSGSMTCAGIASTLICNGSLRDRNNQDQQLNCCGNSDSDDTVQRGLDFLSTVFTVRANPGGELLSYFYYLYAVERVGRLSGRRLIGDRDWYREGAERLVSLQDDFQGFWQGGGPVETNRDIATSFALLFLAKGKRQVVIGRLDHPSTRDATVAARGQVRAQQVGESAGSQPHAGSLQTLVHHVEKDWLRELTWQNISAEQATTDDLLQTPVLVIASRNRLDFDAALIKRLGDYLDQGGTILFDALAGDGCGDDRAFRQSVTQLCQQWYPQSRLEPLPATHPVWFAEKYVDPKVVLSENGQEFSIEGVQSCCRTPIFYSPQSLMCRWSYGGPLLRNLDLPDAIAGQVKAGITVGENILAYATGRELKDKLDASRGINAAVAPVPTRGAIPIAMASLGAGERQVSRALPNAAAIIREKLAIEVISIDEPIALTEESLSRVGVLYLTGQTAFTLDATARRALQNFIDREGMIFASPICGDEAFAASVQKELQSLTGGDSWEPLPSDHSAFSPQFGGYDITRVKIRTPQQKRQLGGPAATAQAQTPIAIQQRADSPVIQVIQSDRSSNVFYSPLDLSCALESQNSIQCPGYPTDDAAKILAGMILYYLNQ